A region of Aquila chrysaetos chrysaetos chromosome 13, bAquChr1.4, whole genome shotgun sequence DNA encodes the following proteins:
- the MOCS1 gene encoding molybdenum cofactor biosynthesis protein 1 isoform X4 — MAAAWGRRGGPALLRGVLGAASGRACSSGAPVRAPSAAAQVEQGHYVTASPQTKILKELQSSERGRFVLQHAVPFSAFLTDSFGRQHNYLRISLTEKCNLRCQYCMPEEGVQLTPKSELLTAQEIITLARLFVKEGVEKIRLTGGEPLIRPDVVDIVGQLYKLEGLKTIAVTTNGINLTRLLPRLKEAGLNAINVSLDTLVPAKFEFIVRRKGFHKVMEGIHKATELGYRPVKVNCVVMRGFNEDELLGFVDFTKDLPLDVRFIEYMPFDGNKWNFKKMVSYKEMLDTIKQRWPELEKLTCETSSTAKSYKVPHFQGQISFITSMSEHFCGSCNRLRITADGSLKVCLFGNSEVSLRDHLRSGASEEELVQIIGAAVGRKKKQHAGMFNISQMKNRPMILIGG, encoded by the exons ATGGCGGCGGCGtgggggcggcgcggcggccccgcgctCTTGCGGGGGGTGCTCGGGGCAGCCTCGGGCCGCGCCTGCAGCTCCGGGGCGCCCGTGAGGGCTCCCTCTGCCGCGGCTCAG GTTGAACAAGGACACTATGTGACCGCTTCCCCGCAGACTAAGATATTAAAG GAACTGCAAAGCTCAGAAAGAGGACGCTTTGTACTGCAACATGCTGttcccttctctgcttttttgacAGACAGCTTTGGGCGTCAGCACAATTACTTGCGAATTTCTTTGACTGAGAAATGCAACCTCAGGT GTCAGTATTGTATGCCAGAGGAGGGTGTTCAGCTGACCCCTAAATCAGAGCTACTTACTGCTCAGGAGATAATCACCCTAGCCAGACTGTTTGTGAAAGAAGGTGTAGAGAAGATCCGACTGACAGGAGGAGAGCCACTTATCCGTCCTGATGTGGTTGATATTGTGG gTCAACTGTACAAGCTAGAAGGGCTTAAAACCATTGCTGTCACAACCAATGGGATCAACTTAACCAGACTGCTGCCCCGACTGAAGGAGGCAGGACTGAATGCCATTAACGTTAGCCTGGATACTTTGGTCCCAGCTAAATTTGAGTTCATTGTCCGGAGGAAAG GCTTTCACAAGGTAATGGAAGGAATCCACAAAGCCACTGAACTTGGCTACCGTCCTGTTAAG GTAAACTGTGTGGTGATGCGAGGCTTCAATGAGGATGAACTGCTGGGCTTTGTGGATTTCACAAAGGATCTGCCCCTTGATGTGCGGTTCATAGAATACATGCCCTTTGATG GCAATAAATGGAACTTCAAGAAGATGGTGAGCTACAAAGAAATGCTTGATACAATTAAACAGCGATGGCCTGAACTGGAGAAATTGACCTGTGAAACTTCCAGCACAGCCAAG aGTTATAAGGTGCCACATTTCCAGGGACAAATTAGCTTTATCACCTCCATGTCAGAGCACTTCTGTGGATCCTGCAATCGGCTGAGGATAACAGCAGATGGGAGCCTAAAG GTGTGCCTTTTTGGGAATTCAGAAGTGTCCTTGAGAGATCACCTACGGTCGGGTGCCTCAGAGGAAGAGTTGGTTCAAATCATTGGAGCAGCAGtgggcagaaaaaagaaacagcatgctG gcATGTTTAACATTTCCCAGATGAAAAACCGGCCAATGATCCTGATTGGTGGGTGA